One window of the Clostridium sp. MB40-C1 genome contains the following:
- a CDS encoding phosphodiester glycosidase family protein, producing MFKNKSEKDKKPKKWFIIFEIIFTIISAPFLLYYGPFDNIKTTVVGSAMTTSTHQWIATMFLSKEHINQILSRNKIENIVQTDIGKLNEKITNKINNNPKASNEIERYYINGDKFTGHLLVIKNPKRVKVGFSDKLGKSGETTSEIAKRYNAVAAINAGGFDANSIAPENTDSKTSGSASGIIISNGKEVYNSLKKDEKSCIAGITQYGALVVGNHTVEELKKLNVTNAVSFGPCLIVNGEKTITSGDGGWGTAPRTAIGQRKDGSILFLVIDGKYIGRLAVTLRELQDILYEYGAYYAINLDGGSSSTMYYKGKVISNPYKSTGEREIPSIFYVTP from the coding sequence ATGTTTAAAAATAAGTCTGAAAAAGACAAAAAACCAAAAAAATGGTTTATAATATTTGAAATTATCTTCACCATAATTTCTGCCCCATTTTTACTTTACTATGGACCTTTTGATAATATAAAAACTACAGTTGTAGGATCAGCTATGACTACTTCTACCCATCAATGGATTGCTACAATGTTTTTATCTAAGGAACATATAAATCAAATACTAAGCAGAAATAAAATTGAAAATATAGTTCAAACAGATATTGGTAAACTAAACGAAAAAATAACTAATAAAATAAATAATAATCCCAAAGCTTCAAATGAAATAGAAAGATACTATATCAATGGAGATAAATTTACAGGACATCTTTTAGTAATTAAAAATCCTAAAAGAGTAAAAGTCGGATTTTCTGATAAGCTAGGTAAAAGTGGTGAAACTACTAGTGAAATTGCAAAACGTTATAACGCTGTTGCTGCAATAAATGCAGGAGGCTTTGATGCTAATTCTATTGCTCCAGAAAATACTGATTCCAAAACAAGCGGCTCTGCTTCTGGTATAATAATCTCTAATGGTAAAGAAGTATACAATAGTTTAAAAAAAGATGAAAAAAGCTGTATCGCTGGTATTACTCAATATGGAGCTTTGGTAGTTGGTAATCATACAGTAGAAGAACTTAAAAAGTTAAATGTAACTAATGCTGTGTCTTTTGGTCCATGTTTGATAGTAAATGGGGAAAAAACTATAACTTCTGGAGATGGAGGTTGGGGAACAGCCCCTAGAACTGCCATAGGTCAAAGAAAAGATGGTAGTATATTGTTTCTAGTTATTGACGGTAAATACATAGGCCGCCTTGCAGTTACTTTAAGAGAGTTACAAGATATTTTATATGAATATGGTGCATATTATGCTATAAATTTAGACGGTGGTTCATCTTCTACCATGTACTATAAAGGAAAGGTTATAAGTAACCCTTATAAATCTACTGGCGAAAGAGAAATACCATCTATATTCTATGTAACACCATAA
- a CDS encoding epoxyqueuosine reductase QueH, translating to MKVNYQKILDKKLEEIKALDKVPSLLLHSCCAPCSSYVLEYLSEFFNITIFYYNPNIHPENEYRKRVQEQKEFISQLPTKTKINFIEGNYNTQEFFNITKGLEEEREGGTRCFKCYELRLREAAKKAKELNFDYFTTVLSISPHKNSEKINEIGEKLAEEFNIKFLNSDFKKKNGYKRSIELSKEYNLYRQNYCGCVYSQRNLKTINEK from the coding sequence ATGAAAGTTAATTACCAAAAAATCTTAGATAAAAAACTAGAAGAAATAAAGGCTTTAGATAAAGTTCCTTCTCTTCTCTTACATAGCTGTTGTGCTCCTTGCAGTAGTTATGTTTTAGAATATCTTTCAGAATTTTTCAATATAACAATATTTTATTATAACCCTAACATTCATCCTGAAAATGAATATAGAAAAAGGGTTCAAGAACAAAAAGAGTTTATATCACAATTACCTACAAAAACAAAAATTAACTTTATAGAAGGTAATTACAACACACAAGAATTTTTTAATATTACAAAGGGTTTAGAAGAAGAACGTGAAGGTGGCACTAGATGTTTTAAATGCTATGAATTACGTTTAAGAGAAGCTGCAAAAAAAGCTAAAGAATTGAATTTTGATTATTTTACTACAGTCTTATCTATAAGCCCTCATAAAAATTCAGAAAAAATCAATGAAATTGGAGAAAAATTAGCAGAAGAATTTAATATAAAATTTCTTAACTCAGATTTCAAAAAGAAAAACGGATACAAACGTTCCATAGAGCTTAGCAAAGAATATAATCTTTATAGACAAAATTATTGTGGCTGTGTATATTCTCAAAGAAATTTAAAAACTATTAATGAAAAATAA
- a CDS encoding helix-turn-helix domain-containing protein codes for MSDKNFEELVISAHEGNTWALNEIVRKFKPCLIKNSIINGRFDEDCFQELNVKLIKCIYNFTFNSLDVNLKNYL; via the coding sequence ATGAGTGATAAGAATTTTGAAGAGTTAGTTATTTCAGCACATGAAGGAAATACATGGGCTCTTAATGAGATTGTAAGAAAGTTTAAACCTTGTCTTATTAAGAATAGTATTATCAATGGAAGATTCGACGAAGACTGTTTTCAAGAGTTAAATGTAAAGTTAATAAAATGCATTTATAATTTCACATTTAACTCTCTTGATGTAAATTTGAAAAATTACTTATAA
- a CDS encoding BhlA/UviB family holin-like peptide: MENELFKIASSQGIWAALSVALIFYILKAQEKRDVRQEEREKNYQDIIKNITEKFNIVDEVKEDVKDIKDHIFKNHN, from the coding sequence ATGGAAAATGAACTTTTTAAAATTGCATCATCACAAGGAATTTGGGCTGCATTAAGTGTAGCACTTATTTTTTACATTTTAAAAGCTCAGGAAAAAAGAGATGTTAGACAAGAAGAAAGAGAAAAAAACTATCAAGATATAATAAAAAATATTACAGAAAAATTTAACATTGTTGATGAAGTAAAAGAGGATGTAAAAGATATAAAAGACCACATATTTAAAAATCATAATTAA
- the pdxT gene encoding pyridoxal 5'-phosphate synthase glutaminase subunit PdxT produces MIKVGVLDLQGSVIEHINILNNIEGVIPIRVKYAEQLKEIDGLILPGGESTTIGKLLRMFNLDATLKKRIEEGMPVWGTCAGMILLAKSIDGQEEVHLNVMDIKVKRNAYGSQLDSFVVDEKISEISEKNIPLVFIRAPYIQDVGEKVQVIKKVNGNIVAAKEKNMLVTSFHPELTEDDSVHRYFINSFFS; encoded by the coding sequence TTGATTAAGGTTGGAGTTCTAGACTTGCAAGGTTCAGTAATAGAGCATATAAATATTCTAAATAATATTGAAGGGGTAATTCCAATAAGAGTTAAGTATGCAGAACAATTAAAAGAGATAGATGGACTTATACTTCCAGGAGGAGAAAGTACAACTATAGGGAAACTTTTGAGAATGTTTAATTTAGATGCTACTTTGAAAAAGAGAATAGAAGAAGGTATGCCGGTTTGGGGTACATGTGCTGGAATGATATTATTAGCTAAGAGCATTGATGGACAGGAAGAAGTACATTTAAATGTAATGGATATAAAAGTAAAAAGAAATGCTTATGGAAGTCAACTTGATAGCTTTGTAGTGGATGAAAAAATATCTGAAATATCTGAAAAAAATATACCTTTAGTATTTATAAGAGCACCGTATATACAAGATGTAGGAGAAAAAGTCCAAGTTATAAAAAAGGTAAATGGGAATATAGTTGCTGCAAAAGAAAAGAATATGTTAGTAACTTCATTTCATCCAGAGTTAACAGAAGATGATTCTGTGCATAGATATTTTATTAATAGTTTTTTTAGTTAA
- the pdxS gene encoding pyridoxal 5'-phosphate synthase lyase subunit PdxS gives MNNRYELNKNLAQMFKGGVIMDVVNAEEAKIAEEAGAVAVMALERVPSDIRKEGGVARMSDPKMIKEIIEAVSIPVMAKVRIGHFVEAQILESIGVDYIDESEVLTPADDLFHINKKDFKIPFVCGARNLGEALRRIGEGASMIRTKGEAGTGNVVEAVRHMRTVSSEIRKLQLMPKEELMTAAKEMGAPFDLVCYVAENGKLPVVNFAAGGIATPADAALMMQLGCDGVFVGSGIFKSSDPRKRARAIVQSTAYYNDPKVIAEVSEDLGEAMYSLEISKLDTEFAKRGW, from the coding sequence ATGAATAATAGATATGAATTAAATAAGAATTTAGCTCAAATGTTTAAGGGCGGAGTTATTATGGATGTTGTTAATGCAGAGGAAGCTAAGATAGCAGAAGAAGCAGGAGCAGTAGCTGTTATGGCTTTGGAAAGAGTTCCATCTGATATTAGAAAAGAAGGTGGAGTTGCTAGAATGTCTGATCCTAAGATGATAAAGGAAATCATTGAAGCAGTTTCTATACCTGTAATGGCAAAAGTTAGAATTGGACATTTTGTAGAAGCTCAAATCCTTGAATCAATAGGTGTTGACTATATAGATGAAAGTGAAGTTTTAACACCAGCAGATGATTTATTTCATATAAATAAAAAAGATTTTAAAATTCCTTTTGTTTGTGGAGCTAGAAATTTAGGAGAAGCATTAAGAAGAATTGGTGAAGGGGCATCTATGATAAGAACAAAAGGGGAAGCTGGTACTGGAAATGTAGTTGAAGCTGTAAGGCATATGAGAACTGTAAGTTCAGAAATTAGAAAGTTACAACTTATGCCAAAAGAAGAACTTATGACAGCAGCAAAGGAGATGGGAGCTCCGTTTGATTTAGTTTGTTATGTAGCTGAAAATGGAAAGTTACCAGTTGTTAATTTTGCAGCTGGAGGAATTGCAACACCTGCAGATGCAGCTCTTATGATGCAATTAGGATGTGATGGTGTATTTGTAGGTTCAGGAATATTTAAATCTTCAGATCCAAGAAAGAGAGCAAGAGCTATAGTGCAATCTACAGCATACTACAATGACCCTAAAGTTATTGCTGAAGTTTCAGAAGATTTAGGAGAAGCAATGTATAGTTTAGAAATTAGTAAATTGGATACTGAGTTTGCTAAGAGAGGATGGTAA
- a CDS encoding helix-turn-helix transcriptional regulator, protein MELKNRVKELRARYNLSQSDLGKLIGASRQTISLIERGDYSPSIVLALKMAIVFKVSVEEVFYLEGETDDEEI, encoded by the coding sequence TTGGAACTGAAAAATAGAGTTAAAGAACTTAGAGCAAGGTATAATCTAAGTCAATCAGATTTAGGAAAATTGATTGGAGCCTCAAGACAAACTATAAGTCTCATAGAAAGAGGCGATTACTCACCGTCTATAGTATTAGCTCTAAAAATGGCTATAGTTTTTAAAGTTAGTGTAGAAGAAGTCTTTTATTTAGAGGGGGAAACAGACGATGAAGAAATATAA
- a CDS encoding DUF3169 family protein, with amino-acid sequence MKKYKNFIIMMIFSMLLGGIVGVLSGKNLNIEINFGKNIYLYLFRGFLGIEIILSIIIISIIIFIIKKFKSVNLDNIPSPIEKIINILIHLSTTSVIISLTFMSIMINRNYSDHKSVYIIISFLTMITTNTLQILSIRCYNKYHPDRKLNMFENHSNKKYFERLDEGEKWIAYISSYKSFKGMQLVYSTILVILMIFSVIATVPIILPLVIALLWIIQISIYCIEASKYN; translated from the coding sequence ATGAAGAAATATAAAAATTTTATAATAATGATGATATTTTCTATGTTACTTGGAGGTATTGTAGGAGTTTTAAGTGGAAAGAATCTTAATATAGAAATAAATTTTGGAAAAAATATTTATCTTTATTTATTTAGAGGATTCTTAGGAATAGAGATTATTTTATCAATTATAATAATTTCCATAATTATATTTATAATCAAAAAATTTAAGAGTGTAAATTTAGACAATATACCAAGTCCCATAGAAAAAATTATAAATATACTAATTCATCTTAGTACTACCTCTGTTATAATATCTTTGACTTTTATGTCCATTATGATAAATAGAAATTATAGTGATCATAAATCTGTATATATTATTATTTCATTTTTAACCATGATAACTACAAACACTTTGCAAATATTATCTATTAGATGCTACAACAAATATCATCCAGATAGAAAACTTAATATGTTTGAAAATCATTCCAACAAAAAATATTTTGAAAGATTGGATGAAGGTGAAAAATGGATAGCTTATATTTCTAGTTATAAAAGTTTTAAAGGAATGCAATTGGTGTATTCAACAATACTTGTCATTTTAATGATTTTTTCTGTAATTGCAACTGTACCAATAATACTTCCACTAGTTATAGCTCTTCTTTGGATAATCCAAATATCCATATACTGCATAGAAGCCTCAAAATATAATTAA
- a CDS encoding ATP-binding cassette domain-containing protein has product MIEVKNLTKKFKNTNAVDNISFNVNDGEIVGLLGENGAGKTTTLRMLATMLKITDGEAKINGYDAAKEPYKVRGEIGILFGGEVGLYDRLTARENIMYFAELNGMSKEEAAKSIENLAESLDMKDYLDKRVGKFSRGMKQKVSIARSIVHNPSVVLFDEPTTGLDVSAARIVQDFILKCKKENRAVIFSSHSMSEVEKLCDRIIIIHKGKLIKEGSIDDLKKEYNNELEEMFVQLINNK; this is encoded by the coding sequence ATGATTGAAGTAAAAAACTTAACTAAAAAATTCAAAAACACCAATGCCGTAGATAACATAAGTTTCAACGTAAATGATGGTGAAATAGTCGGACTTCTTGGCGAAAATGGTGCAGGTAAAACCACTACTCTTAGAATGCTCGCTACTATGCTCAAGATTACTGATGGTGAAGCTAAAATAAACGGGTATGATGCAGCTAAAGAACCTTATAAAGTTAGAGGAGAGATAGGAATACTTTTTGGTGGAGAAGTGGGACTTTATGACAGACTTACAGCAAGAGAAAATATAATGTATTTTGCTGAGCTTAATGGAATGTCAAAAGAAGAAGCAGCAAAAAGTATAGAAAATTTAGCAGAAAGTCTTGATATGAAAGATTATCTTGATAAAAGAGTTGGCAAATTTTCAAGAGGTATGAAACAAAAAGTTTCTATAGCAAGGTCTATAGTTCATAACCCTTCTGTTGTTTTATTTGATGAGCCTACTACTGGACTTGATGTTAGCGCAGCTAGAATTGTGCAAGACTTTATATTAAAGTGTAAAAAAGAAAATAGAGCTGTTATTTTTTCAAGCCACTCCATGTCTGAAGTAGAAAAGCTATGTGATAGAATCATAATTATACACAAAGGTAAACTTATAAAAGAAGGCTCTATTGATGATTTAAAAAAAGAATATAATAATGAACTTGAAGAAATGTTTGTTCAATTAATTAACAATAAATAA